In a genomic window of Pedobacter sp. KBS0701:
- the cobA gene encoding uroporphyrinogen-III C-methyltransferase: MILNKVEKKNIEPKITLIGAGPGDPDLFSLKGVKVLKTADVVLYDANVNEALLCHAPDGIPKVYVGKRSDDESFSQDAVNKLIIDYALNYGHVVRLKSGDPFFFAKGYEEIDAAESYSIPTEIIPGISSATGAPSLQKIPMIYKDLSESFWAVTGTNSRGEISEDLYIAAKTKATIVVLNGIEKVKEIAAIFQAENKNLLPVAVIQNGSTPQEKIAIGIVDTIAEIVEDKKIDAPALLVFGDVVSLHPQFQPIRDFYEIIAEEY, from the coding sequence ATGATTTTGAATAAGGTAGAAAAAAAGAACATTGAACCAAAAATTACTTTAATAGGTGCTGGTCCTGGCGACCCGGACTTATTTAGTTTAAAAGGTGTTAAGGTATTAAAAACAGCTGATGTTGTTTTGTATGATGCAAATGTGAACGAAGCCTTATTGTGTCATGCGCCAGATGGTATTCCTAAAGTTTATGTAGGCAAACGTTCTGATGATGAATCTTTTTCACAGGATGCAGTGAACAAGCTGATTATTGATTATGCTTTAAACTACGGTCATGTGGTACGTTTAAAAAGTGGTGATCCGTTTTTCTTTGCGAAAGGATATGAAGAAATTGATGCCGCAGAATCGTACAGTATTCCAACTGAGATTATTCCGGGCATTTCGAGCGCAACTGGTGCACCAAGTTTGCAGAAGATCCCGATGATTTATAAAGACCTGAGTGAAAGTTTCTGGGCAGTAACCGGAACAAATAGCAGAGGCGAAATATCAGAGGATTTATATATCGCTGCAAAAACGAAAGCTACAATTGTTGTTTTGAACGGAATTGAAAAAGTAAAAGAAATTGCAGCAATTTTCCAGGCAGAAAATAAAAACCTGTTGCCTGTAGCCGTCATCCAGAATGGATCTACTCCACAGGAAAAAATTGCGATTGGTATAGTAGATACCATTGCCGAAATTGTTGAAGATAAAAAAATTGATGCGCCTGCGCTATTGGTTTTTGGCGACGTGGTTTCATTACACCCTCAATTTCAACCGATCCGCGATTTTTACGAAATCATCGCCGAAGAATACTAG